The Mauremys mutica isolate MM-2020 ecotype Southern chromosome 1, ASM2049712v1, whole genome shotgun sequence genome has a segment encoding these proteins:
- the LOC123369512 gene encoding uncharacterized protein LOC123369512: MASPDAILARVVPMAVVKLQNHVAQKCSEIQMKAFPKMVRESHRDAPLLRETALPGPLRPPREPGKHRTVAFSTMGQQPAHPIELYIRRHHLVMQRGLLTLDPEPSAKLPHAVQDRGASVEFSEMETNFLQTWRQSTSSSSSTHPATPVEDTTRETGRNDGVAGNQINPDRCTLPARVDLTSPPPGTAITEKTLTATLHLYRSELRKPLTSLSGTKGTEEKLELHMERKVILGEGSCLGPGAQAGEGRADLPRTQCHQVAPEAPGSEQLTRSTLDSLIAGQAAHDLLIKHLREMLSSSCPWVSVCRKAHPGKMKGKKTQKETSAELHGLRDIMDSHGFDGTVNSKLSRDQPPIKICKKCGKL; the protein is encoded by the coding sequence ATGGCATCCCCTGATGCCATCCTGGCCAGGGTTGTGCCCATGGCGGTGGTCAAGCTGCAGAATCACGTGGCTCAGAAATGCTCAGAGATCCAAATGAAGGCGTTTCCTAAGATGGTGCGAGAGTCGCACAGAGATGCTCCCCTCCTGAGAGAGACTGCCCTGCCTGGGCCACTCCGCCCCCCTAGGGAGCCAGGCAAGCACAGGACAGTGGCATTCTCAACGATGGGACAACAGCCTGCCCACCCCATCGAACTCTACATAAGGCGTCATCATCTCGTCATGCAGAGGGGGCTGCTCACCCTGGACCCAGAGCCCTCGGCAAAGCTGCCTCACGCCGTCCAAGACAGGGGAGCCAGTGTGGAGTTCAGTGAGATGGAGACCAATTTCCTGCAGACATGGAGGCAAAGCACAAGCTCCTCTTCTTCCACACATCCTGCAACGCCAGTGGAAGATACTACCAGGGAGACGGGCAGGAATGATGGCGTGGCAGGAAACCAGATTAACCCAGATCGCTGCACTCTGCCAGCAAGGGTGGATCTGACATCGCCACCTCCAGGAACCGCAATAACAGAGAAGACACTCACAGCGACACTCCACCTATATAGGAGTGAGTTGAGAAAGCCCCTTACCAGTTTGAGTGGCACcaaagggactgaagagaagctggagctgcacatggagaggaaggttatcttgggagaaggctcctgcctggggccaggggcacaggcaggtgagggcagggcagatctTCCCAGGACCCAATGCCACCAGGTTGCCCCAGAGGcaccaggctctgagcagctaacaagatccacccttgactctctcattgctgggcaggctgcacaTGACCTGCTGATCAAGCACCTGAGGGAAATGTTGAGCAGCTCCTGCCCCTGGGTCTCAGTCTGCCGCAAGGCACATCCAGGAAAGATGAAGGGTAAGAAAACTCAGAAGGAGAcatctgctgagctgcatggtCTTCGAGACATCATGGATTCACATGGGTTTGATGGAACTGTGAATTCAAAGCTCTCCAGGGACCAGCCGCCAATCAAAATCTGCAAGAAGTGCGGTAAGCTTTGA